Proteins encoded within one genomic window of Halomonas sp. YLGW01:
- the ftsL gene encoding cell division protein FtsL, with protein sequence MSQGRVWMPGLEASPRPGLRLLLVVVLVMAALASAVAVTTTSHLTRVQYARLQQLEREQSQLQTEWGQLLLEESAWSSPARIERLASDRLDMRLPDIEHLEVIGP encoded by the coding sequence ATGAGCCAGGGACGAGTCTGGATGCCAGGCCTGGAGGCGAGCCCACGCCCGGGGTTGCGTCTGCTGTTGGTGGTGGTACTGGTGATGGCGGCGCTGGCCAGTGCCGTTGCGGTCACCACCACCAGCCATCTGACCCGGGTGCAGTACGCTCGCCTGCAACAGCTCGAGCGCGAGCAGAGCCAGCTGCAGACCGAGTGGGGGCAGCTGCTGCTAGAGGAGAGCGCCTGGTCGAGCCCGGCGCGCATCGAGCGGCTGGCCAGCGATCGCCTGGACATGCGCCTGCCCGATATCGAGCACCTGGAGGTGATCGGACCATGA
- the rsmH gene encoding 16S rRNA (cytosine(1402)-N(4))-methyltransferase RsmH: MTSPENAAAPSTFRHESVLLDGAVDALVVDPAGAYLDGTFGRGGHSRLILSRLAPEGHLLAIDRDPEALAEAATIEDARFAIERGEFARLGEIASAHDLHGRLSGILLDVGVSSPQLDDPERGFSFLRDGPLDMRMDPEHGESAADWLARARVEDIAWVFKTYGEERFAKRLARAIVERRQERPFTRTGDLAEVIKTAHPAWEKGKHPATRAFQALRIHVNGELDQLDAALEAALEALAPGGHLVVISFHSLEDRRVKRFIREHVRGDTHLPRGMPIRDDQLNRRLEAVGKARRASDAEVEANPRARSAVMRVARKLK; this comes from the coding sequence ATGACCTCACCTGAGAACGCCGCGGCCCCGTCTACCTTCCGTCACGAAAGCGTACTGCTCGACGGGGCGGTCGATGCCCTGGTCGTCGACCCCGCGGGGGCCTATCTCGACGGCACCTTCGGGCGCGGTGGCCACTCGCGCCTGATCCTGTCGCGCCTGGCGCCGGAAGGGCACCTGCTGGCCATCGATCGGGATCCCGAGGCGCTGGCAGAGGCGGCGACCATCGAGGATGCACGGTTCGCCATCGAGCGGGGCGAGTTTGCAAGGCTCGGCGAGATTGCTAGCGCGCACGACCTGCACGGTCGGCTGTCCGGTATCCTGCTCGACGTGGGCGTGTCCTCGCCCCAGCTCGACGATCCCGAGCGTGGCTTCAGCTTCCTGCGCGATGGCCCGTTGGACATGCGCATGGACCCCGAGCACGGCGAGAGTGCCGCCGACTGGCTGGCGAGGGCCCGTGTCGAGGACATCGCTTGGGTCTTCAAGACCTACGGCGAAGAACGCTTCGCCAAGCGCCTGGCGCGAGCCATCGTCGAGCGGCGCCAGGAACGGCCCTTTACCCGGACCGGAGATCTCGCCGAGGTAATCAAGACAGCGCACCCCGCCTGGGAGAAGGGCAAGCATCCGGCCACCCGCGCCTTTCAGGCCCTGCGCATTCATGTCAACGGCGAACTCGACCAGCTCGATGCGGCTCTCGAGGCCGCGCTCGAGGCCCTGGCGCCGGGTGGGCATCTGGTGGTCATCAGCTTCCACTCCCTCGAGGATCGGCGCGTCAAGCGCTTCATTCGCGAGCATGTGCGGGGCGACACTCACTTGCCCCGCGGCATGCCGATCCGCGATGATCAGCTCAATCGCCGCCTGGAGGCCGTCGGCAAGGCACGGCGGGCCAGTGACGCCGAGGTCGAGGCGAATCCTCGTGCTCGCAGTGCCGTGATGCGGGTGGCGCGCAAGTTGAAATAG
- the mraY gene encoding phospho-N-acetylmuramoyl-pentapeptide-transferase yields MLLFLAELLAQYNNAFNVFGYLTLRMILGTLTALLLCLWLGPMMIRRLVERQIGQAVRDDGPQSHLSKAGTPTMGGAMILMAMAVSTLLWGDLTNHYVWIVLGVTLGFGAIGWVDDFRKVVEKNPRGLPARWKYFWQSVIGLAAAILLYLTAASPVETSLIVPLFKDVVVPLGLFFVVLTYLVIVGSSNAVNLTDGLDGLAIMPTVLVAMGLSVFAYASGNSVFANYLHIPLIPGAGELAVFCGTIAGAGLGFLWFNTYPAQVFMGDVGALALGAALGVVAVIVRQEIVLFIMGGVFVMETVSVILQVGSYKLTGRRIFRMAPLHHHFELKGWPEPRVIVRFWIITVVLVLLGLATLKVR; encoded by the coding sequence ATGCTGCTTTTTCTCGCTGAGCTACTGGCGCAGTACAACAACGCCTTCAACGTCTTCGGCTACCTGACCCTGCGCATGATCCTGGGGACCCTGACCGCCCTGCTACTGTGCCTGTGGTTGGGGCCGATGATGATTCGCCGCCTGGTCGAACGTCAGATCGGCCAGGCGGTGCGCGACGACGGTCCCCAGTCGCATCTCTCCAAGGCCGGTACGCCCACCATGGGCGGGGCGATGATCCTGATGGCGATGGCCGTCAGCACCCTGCTGTGGGGGGACCTGACCAACCACTATGTCTGGATCGTGCTCGGCGTCACCCTGGGCTTTGGCGCCATCGGCTGGGTCGATGACTTCCGCAAGGTGGTCGAGAAGAATCCCCGTGGCCTGCCGGCGCGCTGGAAGTACTTCTGGCAGTCGGTGATCGGCCTGGCCGCCGCCATTCTGCTCTACCTGACCGCGGCGAGTCCGGTCGAGACCAGCCTGATCGTGCCGCTGTTCAAGGACGTGGTGGTGCCGCTGGGGCTCTTCTTCGTGGTGCTGACCTATCTGGTGATCGTCGGCAGCTCCAATGCCGTCAATCTCACCGATGGTCTGGACGGCCTGGCGATCATGCCCACCGTGCTGGTGGCCATGGGCCTGTCCGTGTTCGCCTACGCCAGCGGCAACAGCGTCTTCGCCAATTACCTGCATATCCCGCTGATTCCCGGCGCCGGTGAGCTCGCGGTGTTCTGCGGCACCATTGCCGGGGCGGGCCTCGGCTTCCTGTGGTTCAACACCTACCCGGCCCAGGTCTTCATGGGTGATGTGGGTGCCCTGGCGCTGGGCGCCGCCCTCGGCGTGGTGGCGGTGATCGTGCGCCAGGAGATCGTGCTGTTCATCATGGGCGGGGTCTTCGTCATGGAGACCGTGTCGGTGATCCTGCAGGTCGGGTCCTACAAGCTGACCGGGCGGCGCATCTTCCGCATGGCCCCGCTGCACCACCACTTCGAGCTCAAGGGCTGGCCCGAGCCGCGAGTGATCGTGCGTTTCTGGATCATCACCGTGGTGCTGGTGCTGCTCGGCCTCGCGACCCTGAAGGTGCGCTGA
- the murF gene encoding UDP-N-acetylmuramoyl-tripeptide--D-alanyl-D-alanine ligase, whose product MSGVGLDTLGELAELLGAPCPLEASSPVTGITTDTRALVPGQVLVALVGERFDAHDYLAKAREAGALAAVVSRPVEDPLPQLVVSDTRLALGVLAKARRQAWGGPLVAVTGNSGKTTVKELLAGLLATGGEGLATRGNLNNDIGAPLTLLGLAPEHRHAVLELGANHLGEIAWTTLLAAPQVAVITNVTGAHVGEFGGMGRIAQAKAEILSGLGPGGVAVLNRDDTFFALWRRLAAPREVLDFGIETAARVRAVDLACDALGRYAFTLHVDGRALGRVQLGLLGRHNVANALAAAAAALAMRLDEAALMAGLASAVPMAGRLTVVPGIRDSRLLDDTYNANPGAVKAAIDLLAELPGPRWCLLGAMGELGAASERLHAEIGRHARERGIDVLGTLGAPAAAASQAFGEGGCHFNDWQALARHAHNHLPPEASVLVKGSRSAGMERLIAELRLDASR is encoded by the coding sequence ATGAGCGGCGTGGGCCTTGATACCCTCGGCGAGCTGGCCGAGTTGTTGGGTGCGCCCTGTCCGCTCGAGGCGTCTTCACCGGTCACGGGCATCACCACCGATACCCGCGCCCTGGTGCCTGGCCAGGTGCTGGTGGCGCTGGTCGGCGAGCGCTTCGACGCCCATGACTACCTGGCGAAGGCTCGGGAGGCCGGGGCGCTGGCCGCGGTGGTCTCGCGGCCGGTCGAGGACCCGCTGCCCCAGCTCGTGGTGTCCGATACTCGCCTGGCACTGGGCGTGCTGGCGAAGGCCCGACGCCAGGCCTGGGGCGGGCCGCTGGTGGCCGTCACCGGAAACAGCGGCAAGACCACGGTCAAGGAACTGCTCGCCGGCCTGCTGGCGACGGGCGGCGAGGGGCTCGCGACCCGCGGCAACCTCAACAACGACATCGGCGCCCCTCTGACCCTGCTGGGCCTCGCCCCCGAGCACCGCCACGCGGTGCTCGAGCTCGGCGCCAATCATCTCGGGGAGATCGCCTGGACGACGTTGCTGGCGGCGCCGCAGGTGGCGGTGATCACCAATGTCACGGGGGCCCATGTCGGCGAGTTCGGCGGCATGGGCCGCATCGCCCAGGCCAAGGCCGAGATCCTCTCGGGACTCGGTCCCGGCGGGGTGGCGGTGCTCAATCGCGACGACACCTTCTTTGCGCTGTGGCGCCGCCTCGCCGCGCCCCGCGAGGTGCTGGACTTCGGTATCGAGACGGCAGCCCGGGTGCGGGCGGTCGACCTGGCCTGCGATGCCCTGGGCCGCTATGCCTTCACGCTGCATGTCGATGGCCGTGCGCTTGGCCGCGTGCAGCTTGGTCTGCTGGGCCGTCACAACGTGGCCAACGCCCTGGCCGCTGCGGCGGCGGCGCTGGCCATGAGGCTCGACGAGGCCGCGCTGATGGCGGGGCTGGCCTCCGCGGTGCCGATGGCCGGGCGCCTGACGGTGGTGCCGGGAATCCGCGATTCACGTTTGCTCGACGATACGTATAATGCCAACCCCGGTGCGGTGAAGGCGGCGATAGATCTGCTGGCCGAGCTACCGGGCCCCCGCTGGTGTCTGCTGGGGGCCATGGGTGAACTGGGAGCGGCGTCCGAGCGGCTGCATGCCGAGATCGGGCGCCATGCGCGGGAAAGGGGGATCGATGTCCTCGGCACCCTGGGTGCGCCGGCAGCAGCGGCGAGCCAGGCCTTCGGTGAAGGCGGGTGTCATTTCAATGACTGGCAGGCGCTGGCGCGCCATGCCCACAACCATCTTCCGCCCGAGGCCAGCGTGCTGGTCAAGGGCTCGCGCAGCGCCGGCATGGAACGCCTGATCGCCGAGCTGCGCCTGGATGCATCAAGGTGA
- the ftsW gene encoding putative lipid II flippase FtsW encodes MKRLRQRFSTEHQPFDGWLLLSALTLMLVGWVMVTSASTEVASGLTGNPFYFSIRHGIFVIVAIVIGYAVLWVPMGWWRVNGLLLLGIAIGLLGLVLVAGREVNGSTRWLAIPGVPINLQPSEIAKLFLIAYMASYLERYLPAVRRTWGAFLRPLLVTGVLAVLLILEPDYGSVVVMTGCVMGMLLMAGAPIWRFLLLLALLVALGALLAIAEPYRMARLTSFSDPWADQFASGYQLTQALIAYGRGHWFGLGLGNSVQKLFYLPEAHTDFVFAVIAEELGLVGAMAVIGLFALLVTRALAVGRRAELAKLPFSAYFSYGIALIIGAQAFINVAVSTGMLPTKGLTLPLLSYGGSSLVVSAVMVALLLRVDIETREVLRRSRPTAPRASSIKATRSKTPTRSQGERA; translated from the coding sequence ATGAAGCGACTGCGCCAGCGCTTCTCCACCGAGCACCAGCCCTTCGATGGCTGGCTGCTGCTGTCGGCCCTGACCCTGATGCTGGTGGGCTGGGTGATGGTTACCTCGGCTTCTACCGAGGTCGCGTCGGGCCTCACCGGCAACCCCTTCTATTTCAGTATTCGCCATGGGATCTTCGTGATCGTGGCGATCGTGATCGGCTATGCGGTGCTGTGGGTGCCGATGGGCTGGTGGCGCGTCAACGGCCTGCTGCTGCTGGGAATCGCCATCGGCCTGCTGGGGCTGGTGCTGGTGGCGGGGCGCGAGGTCAACGGCAGCACCCGCTGGCTGGCGATCCCCGGTGTGCCCATCAACCTCCAGCCCTCCGAGATCGCCAAGCTGTTTCTGATCGCCTACATGGCGAGCTACCTCGAACGCTACCTGCCGGCGGTGCGCAGGACCTGGGGCGCCTTCCTGCGGCCGCTGCTGGTCACCGGCGTACTCGCCGTGCTGCTGATCCTCGAGCCCGACTACGGCTCGGTGGTGGTGATGACCGGTTGCGTGATGGGGATGCTGCTGATGGCCGGGGCGCCGATCTGGCGCTTCCTGCTGCTGTTGGCGCTGCTGGTCGCGCTCGGCGCCCTGCTGGCGATCGCCGAGCCCTATCGCATGGCGCGCTTGACCAGCTTCTCCGACCCCTGGGCGGATCAGTTCGCCAGCGGCTACCAGCTGACCCAGGCCTTGATCGCCTATGGTCGCGGCCACTGGTTCGGGCTGGGGCTCGGCAACAGTGTGCAGAAGCTCTTCTACCTACCCGAGGCCCATACCGATTTCGTGTTTGCGGTGATCGCCGAGGAACTTGGGTTGGTGGGAGCCATGGCGGTGATCGGGCTCTTTGCCTTGCTGGTAACCCGGGCGCTGGCCGTGGGACGGCGCGCGGAGCTGGCTAAATTGCCGTTCTCCGCCTATTTCAGCTACGGTATCGCCCTGATCATCGGGGCCCAGGCCTTCATCAACGTGGCGGTGAGCACCGGCATGCTGCCGACCAAGGGGCTGACCCTGCCGCTGTTGAGCTACGGCGGCTCCAGCCTGGTGGTCAGTGCGGTGATGGTGGCACTGCTGCTGCGGGTCGATATCGAGACTCGCGAGGTCCTGCGCCGGTCGCGCCCGACGGCACCCAGGGCGTCTTCTATCAAGGCCACGCGCAGCAAGACACCGACCCGATCGCAAGGAGAGCGAGCGTGA
- a CDS encoding UDP-N-acetylmuramoyl-L-alanyl-D-glutamate--2,6-diaminopimelate ligase: MQVDNSRLLASLEALWPGATDALPAQPEGARRLVLDSRRVQPGDVFIALPGVRVDGRAYIAQALDAGAALVLSHRDAETPALDEADDPRVLMLNGLRHCVGELGSALYQVPEDQELIGVTGTNGKSSVTHYLAALSEAIGRPCGLIGTLGSGRPGALTDSGLTTPGALALQARLGEMAAQGLDRVAMEVSSHALDQQRLEGCRVRAAVFTNLTRDHLDYHGGMAGYAAAKAKLFQRPELGLAVVNGDDPLARLMLAGLPKGVRVLATGEGEATTFRVLDWEPRPDGQRALIASPDGEFALALTLMGRFNLDNVLLAMATLYGLGESLEDLSVAAGQLAPVPGRMQPLSQPGRPAVVVDYAHTPDALDNALEALRAHLGKSGQLWCLFGCGGERDRGKRPLMAQAAAARADHLVITDDNPRGENAAAIREEILAGLEPGERELAWCIEGRREAIRACLAAAGPDDVVLIAGKGHETYQEIDGVRHAFSDVEEVERALEAGSLEVDKESRS, encoded by the coding sequence ATGCAGGTCGACAATTCGCGACTCCTCGCCAGCCTCGAGGCGCTATGGCCCGGCGCCACCGATGCGCTGCCCGCTCAGCCCGAGGGCGCTCGGCGGCTGGTCCTCGACAGTCGCCGGGTGCAGCCGGGGGATGTCTTCATCGCCCTGCCCGGCGTCCGCGTCGATGGGCGCGCCTATATCGCCCAGGCGCTGGACGCCGGTGCCGCCCTGGTGCTCAGCCACCGCGATGCCGAGACGCCTGCCCTTGATGAAGCCGATGACCCGCGGGTGCTGATGCTGAATGGCCTGCGCCACTGCGTGGGTGAGCTGGGGAGTGCACTGTACCAGGTGCCGGAGGATCAAGAGCTGATCGGCGTCACCGGCACCAACGGCAAGAGTTCGGTGACGCACTACCTCGCCGCCCTGAGCGAGGCCATCGGCCGCCCCTGCGGGCTGATCGGCACCCTGGGTAGCGGTCGCCCGGGAGCGCTCACGGATAGCGGCTTGACCACCCCGGGGGCGCTTGCGCTTCAGGCGAGGCTCGGGGAGATGGCCGCCCAGGGGCTCGATCGGGTGGCCATGGAGGTCTCATCCCATGCCCTCGATCAGCAGCGACTCGAGGGGTGCCGGGTGCGGGCGGCGGTGTTCACCAACCTGACCCGCGATCACCTGGACTACCACGGCGGCATGGCGGGCTATGCCGCCGCCAAGGCGAAGCTCTTCCAGCGTCCCGAGCTCGGGCTCGCCGTGGTCAACGGTGACGATCCGCTGGCGCGGCTGATGCTGGCTGGTCTGCCCAAGGGCGTGCGGGTGCTGGCCACCGGCGAGGGCGAGGCCACCACCTTCCGGGTGCTCGATTGGGAGCCACGTCCCGATGGCCAGCGCGCCCTCATCGCGAGTCCCGACGGCGAGTTTGCCCTGGCGCTGACGCTGATGGGGCGCTTCAACCTCGATAACGTGCTACTGGCCATGGCGACGCTCTATGGTCTCGGTGAATCCCTCGAGGATCTCAGCGTGGCGGCGGGGCAGCTGGCGCCGGTGCCGGGGCGCATGCAGCCACTCTCCCAGCCCGGCCGGCCGGCGGTGGTGGTCGATTACGCCCACACCCCGGATGCCCTGGACAATGCCCTGGAGGCGCTGCGTGCGCACCTGGGGAAATCGGGCCAGCTGTGGTGCCTGTTCGGCTGTGGCGGTGAGCGGGATCGCGGCAAGCGGCCGCTGATGGCGCAGGCGGCCGCTGCCCGTGCCGACCATCTGGTGATCACCGACGACAATCCCCGCGGCGAGAATGCGGCGGCGATTCGCGAGGAGATACTTGCAGGACTCGAGCCGGGCGAACGAGAGCTCGCCTGGTGCATCGAGGGCCGCCGCGAAGCGATTCGCGCCTGCCTCGCGGCCGCCGGCCCGGATGACGTGGTGTTGATCGCCGGCAAGGGCCACGAGACCTATCAGGAGATCGATGGCGTGCGGCACGCCTTCTCCGATGTCGAGGAGGTCGAGCGAGCCCTCGAGGCGGGGTCTCTCGAGGTGGACAAGGAGTCGCGATCATGA
- the murD gene encoding UDP-N-acetylmuramoyl-L-alanine--D-glutamate ligase → MVAVPTGVTLVVGLGVSGCAIARHLARQGTPFMLADTREAPPGLEAVRASHPGVTVHCGPLSGLDMSAAREVVLSPGVDPKTPGLPSLDAVDEAGRPRLVGEIALFKRAARAPIAAITGANAKSTVTTLLGEMAREAGVRVAVGGNLGTPALDLLAEVPDAELYVLELSSFQLETTPWLGAETAAFLNLCEDHLDRHGDLAGYRAAKLAIFRGAAHGVVNAEDPMTWPETSLPAMDRFTTGGPAAGDWGIALHDAGQGEVPWLMHGDMPLMPAAAVRLPGRHNQANALAALAMGQRLKLPLAAMRAVLERFPGLPHRGELVARVNDIAWINDSKGTNVGATLAAVEGLGPTLDGRLVLLAGGVGKGADFSPLAAPLERYAREVVVFGADADRLAATLERQVTVTRVADLTSALARAHDIARPGDAVLLSPACASLDQFPHYMARGDAFRDWVQRTLGEGA, encoded by the coding sequence ATGGTGGCCGTCCCGACAGGGGTGACCCTGGTAGTGGGGCTCGGCGTCTCCGGTTGCGCCATCGCCCGACATCTGGCGCGACAGGGTACGCCCTTCATGCTCGCCGATACCCGTGAGGCGCCGCCTGGGCTCGAGGCTGTTCGCGCCTCGCACCCGGGCGTGACCGTTCACTGTGGGCCATTGAGCGGACTCGACATGTCGGCGGCCAGGGAAGTGGTGCTGAGCCCGGGCGTCGATCCGAAGACGCCCGGGCTGCCGTCGCTAGACGCTGTCGACGAGGCGGGCCGGCCGAGGCTGGTCGGCGAGATCGCGCTCTTCAAACGTGCGGCCCGCGCCCCGATCGCCGCCATCACCGGCGCCAATGCCAAGTCCACCGTGACCACCCTGCTCGGCGAGATGGCCCGCGAGGCCGGCGTGCGTGTCGCCGTGGGCGGCAACCTGGGCACGCCGGCGCTGGACCTGCTGGCCGAGGTTCCCGATGCCGAGCTCTATGTGCTGGAGCTATCCAGTTTCCAGCTCGAGACCACGCCCTGGCTCGGCGCCGAGACGGCGGCCTTTCTCAACCTCTGCGAGGATCACCTGGATCGCCACGGCGACCTGGCGGGCTATCGCGCGGCCAAGCTGGCCATCTTCCGTGGCGCGGCTCATGGGGTCGTCAACGCCGAGGATCCCATGACCTGGCCCGAGACGTCGCTGCCGGCGATGGATCGCTTCACCACGGGGGGGCCGGCCGCCGGCGACTGGGGCATCGCCCTGCACGACGCTGGGCAGGGCGAGGTGCCCTGGTTGATGCACGGTGATATGCCGCTGATGCCCGCCGCTGCGGTGCGTCTGCCCGGTCGCCACAATCAGGCCAATGCCCTGGCGGCGCTGGCCATGGGCCAGCGCCTCAAGTTGCCACTTGCCGCCATGCGGGCGGTCCTCGAACGCTTCCCGGGGCTTCCCCACCGGGGCGAACTGGTGGCGCGGGTCAACGACATCGCCTGGATCAACGATTCCAAGGGCACCAATGTCGGGGCCACCCTGGCCGCCGTCGAGGGCCTGGGCCCGACCCTGGACGGCCGCTTGGTGCTGCTGGCCGGCGGGGTGGGCAAGGGCGCCGATTTTTCGCCCCTGGCGGCGCCGCTTGAGCGGTATGCCCGGGAGGTGGTGGTGTTCGGCGCCGATGCCGACCGGCTGGCCGCGACCCTGGAGCGGCAGGTGACGGTGACCCGCGTCGCCGACCTGACATCGGCCCTTGCGCGGGCACATGACATCGCCCGGCCCGGGGATGCGGTGCTGCTGTCGCCGGCCTGCGCGAGCCTCGATCAGTTCCCCCATTACATGGCCCGTGGCGACGCCTTTCGCGACTGGGTCCAGCGCACCCTGGGGGAGGGCGCATGA